A region of Plantactinospora sp. BC1 DNA encodes the following proteins:
- a CDS encoding GH1 family beta-glucosidase produces the protein MPDLSKLPPNFTWGVATAAYQIEGAVGVDGRSPSIWDTWSRVPGNVDNGDTGDEACDHYHRWPEDVALMRRLGVDAYRFSVAWPRVMPDGTGRVNPAGLAFYDRLVDALLAAEIRPLVTLYHWDLPQALQDRGGWPARATAEAFADYASVVAGALGDRVTDWVTVNEPLCVSWIGHLEGRMAPGEQDLTRAVAASHHTLLGHGLATAAVRAAASRPASVGIVLNPSPCEPGSDRPEDVAAAVRADGHVNRWWLDPLYGRGYPTDMLEVYGVEPPVRPGDLECIATPTEFLGLNYYFRQVIVDDPDGPVPHARQIPVPGSTQTAMGWEAYPTGLEELLVSVTERYAPARILVTESGSAWPDSVTAEGGIEDKERTAYLEEHVQAVAAAVARGVPVEGYFYWSLLDNFEWAYGYDKRFGLVHVDYATQRRTMKASGLRYADIIRDHQRLDGRAQPENPSPVG, from the coding sequence ATGCCGGATCTGTCCAAGCTGCCACCGAACTTCACCTGGGGCGTCGCCACCGCGGCGTACCAGATCGAGGGGGCTGTCGGTGTGGACGGCCGCAGCCCGTCCATCTGGGACACCTGGAGCCGGGTGCCCGGCAACGTCGACAACGGCGACACCGGCGACGAGGCGTGCGACCACTACCACCGCTGGCCGGAGGACGTGGCCCTGATGCGGCGGCTCGGCGTCGACGCGTACCGCTTCTCGGTGGCCTGGCCCCGGGTGATGCCGGACGGCACCGGCCGGGTCAACCCGGCCGGGCTGGCCTTCTACGACCGGCTGGTCGACGCGCTGCTGGCGGCCGAGATCCGGCCGCTGGTCACGCTCTACCACTGGGACCTGCCGCAGGCGCTCCAGGACCGGGGTGGCTGGCCGGCGCGGGCCACCGCCGAGGCGTTCGCCGACTACGCCTCGGTGGTGGCCGGCGCGCTCGGCGACCGGGTCACCGACTGGGTGACGGTGAACGAGCCGCTCTGCGTCTCCTGGATCGGGCACCTGGAGGGCCGGATGGCCCCGGGCGAGCAGGACCTCACCCGGGCGGTCGCCGCCTCGCACCACACGCTGCTCGGGCACGGCCTCGCCACGGCGGCGGTGCGGGCGGCGGCGAGCCGGCCGGCCTCGGTCGGCATCGTGCTCAACCCGAGCCCGTGCGAGCCGGGCAGCGACCGGCCGGAGGACGTGGCGGCGGCGGTCCGGGCCGACGGGCACGTCAACCGGTGGTGGCTGGACCCGCTTTACGGGCGGGGCTACCCGACCGACATGCTGGAGGTCTACGGCGTCGAGCCGCCGGTCCGCCCCGGCGACCTGGAGTGCATCGCCACCCCGACCGAGTTCCTCGGGTTGAACTACTACTTCCGGCAGGTCATCGTCGACGACCCGGACGGCCCGGTGCCGCACGCCCGGCAGATCCCGGTACCCGGCTCGACGCAGACCGCGATGGGCTGGGAGGCGTACCCGACCGGGCTGGAGGAGCTGCTGGTCTCGGTGACCGAGCGGTACGCCCCGGCCCGGATCCTGGTCACCGAGAGCGGTTCGGCCTGGCCGGACAGCGTCACCGCCGAGGGTGGCATCGAGGACAAGGAGCGGACGGCGTACCTGGAGGAGCACGTCCAGGCCGTCGCGGCGGCGGTCGCCCGGGGGGTACCGGTGGAGGGCTACTTCTACTGGTCGCTGCTGGACAACTTCGAGTGGGCGTACGGCTACGACAAGCGGTTCGGCCTGGTGCACGTCGACTACGCCACCCAGCGCCGGACGATGAAGGCGAGCGGGCTGCGCTACGCCGACATCATCCGGGACCACCAGCGGCTGGACGGGCGCGCGCAGCCGGAGAACCCCTCCCCGGTGGGCTGA
- a CDS encoding carbohydrate ABC transporter permease → MRESTGERWARRIVLSLLTLFVLAPLYVMVSSGLKPLRDVQGAFTWLPSRVTFQPFVDMWQTVPLGRYLVNSLLVASSAAVISVAIAIFAAFAISRYRFRGRQLFSVTVLSTQMFPGILFLLPLFLIYVNLGNVTGIELYASRLGLTITYLTFSLPFSIWMLVGYFDSIPRGLDEAAQVDGAGPLRTLFQVILPTAVPGIVAVTVYAFMTAWGEVLFASVMTDENSRTLAVGLQGYATQYNVYWNQAMAASVVVSIPVVIGFLALQRYFVAGLTAGAVK, encoded by the coding sequence ATGCGTGAGTCAACCGGCGAACGCTGGGCCCGCCGCATCGTGCTCAGCCTGCTGACCCTCTTCGTCCTCGCCCCGCTGTACGTGATGGTCAGCTCCGGGCTCAAGCCGCTGCGCGACGTGCAGGGCGCCTTCACCTGGCTGCCCAGCCGGGTCACCTTCCAGCCCTTCGTGGACATGTGGCAGACGGTGCCGCTCGGCCGCTATCTGGTGAACAGCCTGCTGGTGGCCAGCTCGGCCGCGGTGATCTCGGTGGCGATCGCCATCTTCGCCGCCTTCGCGATCAGCCGCTACCGGTTCCGCGGCCGGCAGCTCTTCTCGGTCACGGTCCTCTCGACGCAGATGTTCCCCGGCATCCTCTTCCTGCTGCCGCTCTTCCTCATCTACGTCAACCTGGGCAACGTCACCGGGATCGAGCTGTACGCCAGCCGGCTCGGGCTGACCATCACCTATCTCACCTTCTCGCTGCCGTTCTCCATCTGGATGCTGGTCGGCTACTTCGACTCGATCCCGCGCGGGCTCGACGAGGCGGCCCAGGTCGACGGGGCCGGACCGCTGCGCACGCTCTTCCAGGTGATCCTCCCGACGGCGGTGCCCGGGATCGTCGCGGTCACCGTCTACGCCTTCATGACCGCCTGGGGGGAGGTGCTCTTCGCCTCGGTGATGACCGACGAGAACAGTCGTACCCTCGCCGTCGGGCTCCAGGGCTACGCCACCCAGTACAACGTCTACTGGAACCAGGCGATGGCCGCCTCGGTGGTGGTGAGCATCCCGGTGGTGATCGGCTTCCTCGCCCTGCAACGCTACTTCGTCGCCGGGCTGACCGCCGGAGCGGTCAAGTAG